The Homo sapiens chromosome 6 genomic scaffold, GRCh38.p14 alternate locus group ALT_REF_LOCI_2 HSCHR6_MHC_COX_CTG1 genomic interval aacccgggaggcagaggtcacagtgagccaagatcatgccactgcactccagctggtgacagaggaagactctgtctcaaacaacaacaacaacaaaacattaaatGATTACAACTTAAAGTGATTCAAAAGATgtacaaatatgtgtgtatatagataagAGACCAAATGTGGCAAATGTTAACTGCTATATTTAGTTAGAGAAGATACATTCATTACACAATTCTTTTTTTGACACATGGTctttctctatcacccaggcttgagtgcagtggcacaatcttggctcactgcagcctcgacctcccgggttcatgtaatcttcccacatcagcctcacAAGTAAGCTTGgtgtacaggtgcccaccaccaggcctagctaatttttgtatttttagtcgagacagggtttcgccatgttgtccaggctggcctcaaactcctgacctcaggtgatacacccacctcggcctcccaaagtgcttggattacaggcataagccaccgcgaccggccatATGCTGTTTCTTAATCTGGTGCTGGCTACATGGGTGTGTTCACGATGTGATAATTCATCTGTGCTACTCCTGGATACCTTCATTACTTCCTGTAATGAAGCTTTGAACACACTTTGAGGGGAAAATAATAACCTTATGTCTTAACACTTCCTTCTTCCTGGAAGGCCCTATCCACCCTGGCAAGGCTCACCGGCCTTGGCATGCTCCCTCCGAGCCTCGTTCAGCCTCCTCTCTGTGTCTGAGAGTTGCTCCCGCAGCCGAGTTTCCACTTCAGCCACCTTTTCTTGCAGGGCTGGGGTGAAAGTGCAGACGGGGCATATCAGCAGGACCTTTGATTCGCagttcccaccccaccctccaagGGAAGCACCCATTTCCCTCTCGACACCTTGCCCGTAGAGTTCCTGCTGCTGGGTCAGCTCCTGCCGCAGACTGGCAGCCTCCTCTGTGCTCTCCTGCTGGCACTGGCGTGCTACCTCCAGCTGCAGCCCCAAGCTAGCCAGGGACTCCTGGGTCTGCTGCAGCTCCTGCTCCAGCTGCTGGGCCACCTTGCTCAGCTGCTGCCGCTCTGCCTCCCCTAAAAGGAGGGGGTGCTGGGTCAGGCCTCTCCCAGCACCCTAGACACTGGGTTTTTCCTCATCCTCTCCACCCTCTGGCAACCAGGTGTACCTTGCTCCCGAGCCCGGCCCACCTCCTGCTGGATGAGGCGGGCACTCAGCTGCAGTTCTGCATCCAGGCGGTTCCGTTCTTCCCGCAGCTGCTGCAACTCAAGGCTCACATCTGTGACCGGTGGTGGTAGGGGACAGCTGAGACGGGGAAGAGAAAGAGTCAGGAGAAATCACCCAGCTGCCTGATCCCAAAGCCCCCATCCCACCTCAGTCCTCATGGTTTTGGGGGTCCCAGCAGCCAATGCCCTAAAGCCCCATCCACCTCAAAGTGCCCAAACTTCACCTCTCCTGGCGCAGCTGAGCAAGGGCAAGCTTTCGAGCAATCAGGCCTGGGAGGGAAAaagcagggagaaaaagagatgaagTTTGCATGGGAGAAAGTGGGGACAGGGAGTAAGGGAAAAAGAGATGCAAGGACTGGTGAAAGGAGGAAGGTGAATGGATGTGGGATCAGAGAGAGCTGGGTCAGGAAGAAGAAAGTCCGagctggtggggtgggggcaggacgTGGCTCGCAGTTGTCCTACGCACCCCGAATGGTGTGGACCTTGCGGACAGCATAGCTGAGTCGGTTGTTGAGGCTGGGAAGCTGGGCGGCAGCCCCTTCCACCTTAGCCATGGTGGTCTCGAGCCAGATCTGAGAGCTGGAGAGGGCACAAGTCACTGATCCTCCATGCCTCCCCTCATTCCCAAAGGACTTGCTGTGCCTTGTATAGACAACTCCCTCTAATCCTGTCCCATTATACAAGTACAGAACGCACAGCTTCCGTCAATTATCTAAAGGACCCTTGCCCCAAGAATGCATTAAATGACTATCTTTTTAAGCAACCTGTTAAGCTTATTTCTCACAACTGTGTTTTGCTCACTATCGTGTATCAAAGAGTAAAGTTATCCTCTCTGGTCAGgggcagtggctcctgcctgtaatcccagcactttgggaggccgaggcgggcggatcacctgaagtcaggaattggagactagcctggccaacacggtgaaactctctctacttaaaaacacaaaaattagccgggcatggtggctcatgcctgtaatcccagctactccagaggctgaggcacgagaatcacttgaacctaggaggtggaggttccagtgagccaagatcgcacccctGCCCTcaagactgggtgacagagcgagactccatctcaaaaaaacaaaagaaaacaaagttatcCTCTCCAAGCCCAGGAGTGTCGATCTAGCACCAGTGACGGGCAGGTCCACATGCTTTACCAGCTGGCTGTGCCAGAAGTAGGACCAACCTGGCTCATGAAAACTGAGCAGCTTAAACAGGCCCCAGGAGGAGGCCAAGGAGTGTCTGGGGCCGGGCTGGGGTTTCCTCAGGAGAGTCCAGGTCTGCACCCACAGAAAAACACATGATGATGAAGGCTTGCAGCTGCATCCCCAGCAGCACAGCAAAGTTCACTTTGATCTGGAAATTGTTCCAGTAGATGCTTCCAACACCTACCACAGCTCTTATTAAAGTCTCCAATTACCTAGAGACAATCTAATAAACCCAGCAACAATCAGAGTTTGGACTGCTTTAAGCCTGGAGGACTTTCGGCAAATGCATCATTACACAGACCATTTCTGTGATCACCTGGTACCAAAGTCAAACCCTGTCCACAGTGCATCTTTCTGTTCTCCTGGAGGTAGGGGGCACCCGCGATGGATTGAACCTGGGTGGTAGGTCATTATAACTAGTTTAATTCCGTGcaagtttgaaatttttcataatttttaaagctaaattaGTCCCTAAGGTACAAACCCAAGAGAAGGAAGTGGTGGGCAAGGACTCATCCTGCATCTTAATTTCGCTAAACCAAAAATTATCTTTATCTAAATTAACCCATCAAGAAGAGCCTCACGATAACAATCAACATTTACAAGCCAGAGACTGTGCTAAGAACTACCtgccggccgggcacggtggctcaagcctgtaatcccagcactttgggaggccgaggcgggcggatcacgaggtcagaagtttgagaccagcctggccaacacagtgaaaccctgtctctactaaaaatacaaaaaagtagccgggtgtggtggtgtgcacctgtaatcccagctactcaggaggctgaggcaggaaaatcgtgtgaacccgggaggcagaggttgcagtgagctgagatcgtgccattgcactccagcctgggtgacagtgcgagactctgtctcaaaaaaaaaagaactacctgcCTTGGGTACCTCAGTGTCTAAGGCTGAGGGGAAGTCATCACCAGCACAAAGAAGCTTTGCTGTTTTCTTAGAGGTTTTTCTGAAGGTCATACAACAATTGTAGGTAATGAAACAACTAGGAAGTTGGTAGGAGAGACAAAGGCTGGCAATTGATTTAGAAGGAAACTAACTGGCTTACATTTTAGATGGAATAGTAAGCAAGTTAAGTATATAATAAGCAAGTAAGTATACAGCTTTAAATAAATagactaggccaggtgcagtggctcacacctataattccagcactttgggaggctgaggtgggtggatcacctgaggtcaggagttcaagaccagcctggccaacatggtgaaaccccgtccctactaaaaatgcaaaaattagccgggcgtagtggagGACACTGGTGgaggatgcctgtaatccagctactcgggaggctgaggcaggagaatcacttgaaccagggaggtgaggttgcagtgggccaagattgcgccattgcactccagcctgggtgacagagcgagactttgtctcaaaataaataaataaatagactaaATTTTTCTCCAGTGAAACGGATTGCCcgtaaaattttagaaaaaaaaaggaagatgaagtGTCTACACTCTCCATCCTTGAACAATACTGCAAGTGAAGATCCTCCCGGGTGCTCTATTTAGCTCAAGCCATTACTAGACTGAACTGCAGGAGGAAGCAAGGCCTCACCTCCAGCCAAACATGCAACGGGAAATTCATAACAAGCAATCAGGTATGAATGCAGAAGGGGCTTCCCCAGGAAAAGAAACGAACACAGGAACATTGATAGAGCTAAATCTGCCCAGCCCTGTAGCCTCCAGTGGCCACTTTCCAGCCCCTCTTGCCTGAGGATCCTCAGCAACAAGGTGCCCAGGAACCTGAGGTAGCAGAAACACTACTCCACCCACCCCTCCATCCCTGATACCTGCTGACAGCATTGACCACAAGCCTCAACTGCTCCTCGGCTGAGGCTGTCTGCTGCTGCCACCAACGCCTGGCCTCCTGAGCACGGCTCAGCTCCAACTGCAGGCCCTGGGGAGGATGCAGCAAAGGACAGGGTCCCTCCCTAAGTCCTGGCTGCAGCCCCGGAACAGGGGCTCCCTTGCCCTCCCCGAGTCTCTAGTAGGCTGACACCAACCTTGGCACCCATACgctccacctccacctctgcGGCTTTGTCCTGCAGGGATCGCTGCAGGATGGCCTGCTCCTGGCTCTGGGATGTCACTTTTTCCTGGAGTGAGGCCacctgggggaggagagagagctgGGCAGGGCCCTCTAGAGCTAAAAGATGAGGGGGGCACTGGAAGCAAAGTGGCAGGTGCAGAGATCTCTGTAAGAATGCCatgcaggggctggggggagggggggcggGCAACGGGGGTGGGTcgcagcacggtggctcacacctgtaatcccagcactttgggaggccgaggcagatggatcacttgaggtcaggggttcaagatcagcctggccaacatggtgaaagcctgtctctactaaaaatacaaaaattagctgagcgtgatggcatgtgcctgtaatcccagctactcgggaggctgaggcaggagaatcacttgaacctgggaggcggaggttgcagtgagctgagatcaggccactgcactccagcctgggtgacaagaacaagactccttctcaaaaaaaaaaaaaaagaaaagaaaagaaaaagaatgaatgccACGCAGGGAGACAGAAGCTTAGGTTCTGAGGATGGAATCTGAGCCCAGTGTTCCATGTTCCACATTCCATGTGCCCACTCGAAGATGGGAATAGCCCTTGACCCACCCCACAAGACCCACCAACTGACCATGCCACTCTCCTCAGATgctgtcacctcctcagagaggctgtCTCTGAGCATCCTACCTGAGGCTGACTCACCCCACAGTCTCTCTGTCAcattatcttttgaatttttcttactactttctttttttttgagaaaagatctcgctttgtcacccaggctagagtgcagtgatgggatcacagttcactgtggcctcgcctcgacctcccagcctcaggtgatcctcccacctcatcctccagagtagctgggactacaggaatgagccactatgcccggctaattttttgtatttttagtagagacgggatttcacatgttgcccaggctggtctcgaactcctgacctccagtgatccacctgcctcggtctcccaaactgttggcattacttgactgggcacggtggctcacacctgtaatcccatcactttgggaggctgaggcaggtgaatcacctgaggtcaggagttcgagaccaaagtGAtcgcattataggtgtgagccactgcacccggcttcaATCTTTCTATCGCACATATAATTACCCAACATTATCTGTTTACTTGCGTGTTCTGTGTCTCTGTTCTAGAATGCAAGCTCCACATTTTAGTTTTGTTCAGGGCTGTGTGCCCAGCATGTGGCAACCACTCAATAAACACTGGTTGAATGGATGCCACCTTCATGGAAGGAGCAAGGTGCTGGGAGGGAATACCGGGAGAAAAGAGAGTGCAGTGACCTGTCCCTTCAGCTGCTTAACAGAGTCACTGTGTTCCAGCTCCTGGGCCTTTAGCTGCACCATGAGGGCAAACACCTTCTCCCGCCAGCGGTTCAGCAGGGACTGGCACTTCCTGGTAAACTCAGGCTCCAGGGAATCTGAAGGTTGAACCTGAGGGAGAAGGAGTGGGAGAAAAGCGTgggctcctgggggaggagaggaaggaggtggcATCTTTGTTTCTCCTCtgtcctgcctgggcaacatgagctaCAGCAAGAGGAGTTCACAGGAAGGAGATCTAAGCAGGTTCTGGGGCACATTGACCCCTCCTGCccacagggagggaggcaggggacaGTAGATGCAGGATGCGGCTGAGGGTGAGGGGTCTGGGGGTTGGGCTGTACCTTCCTGGTCAGCTCCTCCTCCTGCAGGGCGAGGATGTGTGTGAGGCTCTGCACCCGCACCTGCAGCAGCTCCGCGGTGGCATGCAGGCTGTCCCGGTCCTCCTGCAAGTGCTGCGGGCAGAGGAAAGCAGCCCCTCTGTAGGGCCTCCATGCCGCCTTAGGTACCACCTTCTCTCCCGGAGGCTGTGCTCTACACGCTCCTCCAAGGGCCACGCTTGCCTCCCAACCTGATCCCTAAGTCTGCACACAGATACATTCCTGCACCCTCACCTGCATGGTTTCCAGAAGCTTCTGTCGCTCCAGTTCCCATGTCTGGCTGTGGACCTCAGAAGGGACTTGTTCCCCAACATATTTTCTTAGATTCTCAACCAGGGTCACCTGAGCCTCCAAGTCTTCCTGGGTCTTGCTAGGGTTGGGGTGGGAATGGGACAGCCATCAGTGGGGCGCCCTGCAGATCCACCACATCACTAATTGCTGGGCTCCCGTCGGCGTCCGCCCACCTACCTCAGCTGCTTCCGAAGCAGCTCGGCCTCCCTCTGAGCCTCGGCCAGCTCCTTGGCTTCCCCTGCTCTTCTGGTTTCCAGACTACTCAGAGACTTCTCCAAGCCCTCAGCCTTGCTGGTCAAACTGGAAAGAGCCTCCTCGTGAGCCTGTGTCAAAGAGGACAGCTGCGGAAAGAAGAGGGGGCTCAGCAGAGGCTCGACCCCACACGGAGGCCTTCCTTGTTCCCTTCACTCCCACTTTCTGTGACCTTAGAGaatgacccaaccaatcagccaACTGTGCACAGCAAATGGAGAGCTGGCAACTCACTCTCCGCAGCTGCCCCACAACCCATCAGGAGTTCTTGTCCGATCTCCCCCAAAACATATCTTCACCTCTCTGTCTCCGTCTCCACTGCCACCAACCCTCATCTtttgcctgggcaacagcgacCATCTCCTAACTAGTCTTTACAAACCCTCAGTGGCTTCTCACAGCATTCACAACAAAACCCAGGTGTCTCTCCACACCTGCAGGCCAGGGGACCCGGCCTCTGCCTACCTCCTGAGCTCACCCTGGAGGCTCTCCCACTGCTCCCCGCTCCGGCCACGGGGAGTCTGCTGAGAACCAGACAGCGGCCCCTCCTTGCTCCACAGACCCCAGGCAATAGCCCCTCCTCAGGGTGGCTTCACTGGGCCCTCTAATACCGTCCCTCCCCACCCTACTCTGCCCCATCAGCTGTTCACGTCCTCCTGAGCACTTAGCACTGACCATATCTTGCTTATGTGTATGTGTTACTATCTGTCGGACCACACTGGAAGGAAAGCTCCAGGAAAGGAGGAATTTTGTGTCTTTTGCTCATGGCACCTCAAAGGGTTGCAGGGGTGTCAGAGCCACCAAGAGTCATGGGATGGACTGGAAAGGAGGGCAAAGTGCCCACCCTGCTTCCTGGTCTGCCTCCTCTAGCCCTGTCTCCatacaacaataaaattaatttgggggacataaatgacaaaattttttaGACATAAAATACAAATCTAATCATGTTATttccctgcttaaaacctttcaacaggccgggcgcagtggctcattcctgtaattccagcactttgggaggccgaggtgggtggatcacaaggtcaggagatcgagatcatcctggctaacacggtgaaaccccgtctctattaaaatacaaaaaattagctgggcgtggtggcgggcgcctgtagtcccagctactcggaagaatgacatgaacccgggaggcggagcttgcagtgagccaagatcgcgccactgcactccagcctgggcgacagagcgagactccatctcaaaaaaaaaaaaaaaaaacaacctttcaACGGTTGCTTATTActtgaaaaaacaatttttttttgtttgtttttttggagatggagtttcactttgttgcctagactggagtgcaatggcacgatctcagctcactgcaaacgctgcctcccaggttcaagcgattctcctgcctcaccctcccgagtagctgagattacaggcatgagccaccacgcccagctaatttttgtatttttagtagagatgaggttttaccatgttggccaggctggtctcgaactcctgacctcaagtgatccacccgcctcagcttcccaaagtgctaggattacacatgtgagcaaccatgcccagccctaatttcttccataaaatagagatgggggtctcgctttgttgcccaggctggtctcaaactcctgggctcaaatgatccttccaccttggcctcccaaagtgctaggattacaggtatgagccactgtgcccagcctgctcaTTGCTCTTATGGGAAAGTAGCAAGTTCTGAAGTGGCCAAAGCCTTGTGCCCTGGGTCCTGGGCTCTGCAGCACACTCAGTGCCCCTCATCTCTGTGCCCCAGCCTTCTGGCCTCCTGTCCCCGCCTTCACCTGTTGTCCCACCAAGTGTCTTCCAGCTACCACTGGACTTCACACGCCTCTTCACTGGCCAACTCCTATTCAGCACAAACGGTAGCTTGTTGTTTTTttagtctcgctctgctgcccaggctggagtgtgatgtcagctcactgtaacctctgtctcccaggttcaagcaattctcctgcctcagcctcccaagaagctgggggattacaggcgcccacgactatacccggctaatttttgtatttttttgtagagttcttcatgttggccaggttggtctttaactcctggcctcaagtgatccgcccacctcggcctcccaaagtgctgggattacaggcatgagccactgtgcctggcctagcttCTTGTTTCTAAGTTTCTTTCATAAAtctcctttgtccattttctgaTTGGATTGCTGGTCTTTCCCTTACCAATTTCTAGGCACACATTTTATATTAGGGATATTACCCTTTTCTTGTGATCTGAGCTAtaaatatagcttttttttttctttttggctattCCTAATGTTCATGTTATAAAGTCAATGGatcaattttttcctttatggcttCTAGATTTTGGATTTTGACTCACAGGTAGAAAGGCCTTGCCCACTACAAGGTTATAAAGGAATTCTCCCTTGTTTTCTCCcagttccttttttattttttgagacagagtcttgctctgtcgcccaggctggagtgcaatggcacagtctcggctcactgcaacctccactgcccaggttcaagtgattctcctgcctcggcctcccaagtagctgggattacaggtgcgcaccaccatgcctggtgaatttttgtatttttagtagagacagggtttcgccatgttggccaggctggtcttgaactcctgaccttgtgatctgcctgcttcggcctcccaaaatgctgggattacaggcgtgagccactgcgcccagggcTATGGTTTCTTTCCTTGACATGTCAACTGGTTACAGTGGCCTTCCCTGAACCCCAGACTAAGTTAGTGCTTTCTAGTCCTTCTCCTTCAAGGCATTCCTCCTGATTGCAATTAATTATGATTAAATTAAATGTGGATGTGTATATCCCCCACGAGGCTGTCAGTTCCATCCACGAAGGCAGGACTCAGGCTAATTTGGTCACTGAGTCTTAGAGATGGCAGAGTAAGTACTGAGTTTGAGGACTGAATAATCTCTCTCTCCCAGTCCACCATAGCCCCCTTATACCccccttcctcactgccctccACAATACCCCTGATGAATTGGTACCTGGAGTAAAGTAGGGAGGCAAACTATTTCCTACTAGAAAGGGAAGCAGGGCTTCAAGTGGTGGGAGGCCACCTGAGTCTTGGGGGAAAAGTGCAACCTGAATTAAGATAAAAGTACCCAAATTCTCCATCTTTCTAGCCCATGTGTGTTTATTTTCACCAAAGGTCTCATCACTCTACTACTCACTACTCATGGAGGGTCTTTTCTGCAATACCTGTTCTTTGCTTGGAAGCTACTGCCCAGCTCTCCGTTATGAATTTGAATCCTTTCTACCCCTGCATTCACCTGCTCTTGGTGCAGCCTCTGAACCTCTTCCAGCTCCCGCTGCCTCCCCTCTTCCAAGTTCTTCCGGACAACCTCAGCCCCAGCCAAAGCAGCACGCAGGCCCTCAGCCTCAGCTCGGCCGGCCTTCTCCGCCCGTGCCAGAGCCTCTAGCTCCATGGCCTGGGCCTCTAGCCTCATCTTCTGCTGCAGCGAGGTCTCCCGCAGGAGCCAGACCTCCTCCTCCAGCCACCGCAGCTCTTGCAGCTGCCGAACGATCACCTCAGCCTGCTGGCTCAGGGCCTGTGACCCCTCCAGCCCCCAGGACCTTCAAAGACAGGTTAGTGCAGGTGAGACTTGTCTCCAGTGCTGGAAGGATAGTTGAGGGCATAAACAtagccaggagaaggaaaagaggacCCCTCTGCTTCCGTGTGGGGAGGTGAAGGGGGTGCTGAAGCTGGGGTATGGGGATGTCTGCATTGACATCATCATCATTCATCAAAGCCCTATTGAGCATGTTGAGTCCAGTGCCTGGACTCACAGGACCTAAAGTCTGGCTGAGATCGTGGAACATGATCTCCCTAGAGAGAGCTACATACAGGAGGATTCAACATCAAATGTGTATATCATTAGGCCacacattctttttgttttttggtggtttttttgtcttatttatttttttatttttaggccaCACATTTTAAGTGGAAAGGTTGGAAGAACACACAGGGACTTCTCAATTCTAATTTAAGGGCAAGAAGTTTGAGGGAGGAATGGGCATAGAGAGGTCGTAAGCTTCCAGTATCAATATGGTGAGGCCAGGTGCTAGTTAAAAGGcatttattggctgggcgcggtggctcatgcctgtaatcccagcactttgggaggccgaggcgggcggatcacgaggtcaggagatcgagatcatcctggttaacacggtgaaaccccatctctactaaaaatataaaaaactagctgggcgtggtggcaggtgcctgtagtcccagctgcttgggaggctgaggcaggagaatggcgtcaacctgggaggcggagcttgcagtgagccaagatctccccagtgcactccagcctgggcgacagagtgagactccatctcaaaaaaaaaaaaaaaaaaaaggcatttattgAGTGTTAGGTATACTTTATGAGGAGTCTGAGAGAACAGTACATAAATAACACAGTGCCAGCCTTTAGAGAAATCGTCTACCAATGTCACGTGAAGTTTAATCCAGCTTGGAACATGGCTCCTGAGGCAGCTCTCTGAGACCCAGGACTATAAgagattgttgttgttgtcgtttttagagacagggtatcactgtgtcacccaggcctcaatgcagtggctggatcataggtcactgcagtcttcaacttctgagctcaaggggtcctaccaccttagcctcctgagtagctaggactacaaatgcatgccaccacagccagctaattattttctgtggagacggagtctcgctttgttgcccacgctggtcatgaactcctgggctcaagtgatcctcctgcctcagctcccaaagtgctaggattataggtgtgagccgccatatCTGGctcgctctttctttctttctttagtagCAGCGATCTGTAGGCTAGggaaattaagtgacttgccaaaTGTCCTCTAGCTGGTAGCCAAACTAGAAATagagtctctgtctcctgacACCCAGTCTAGTATTCCTTCTTCATCATGCTGCTTCTTCTAATGTAATCCTATTCTGGAGCAAAATGGCAGAATGATATCCCAGTACATCTGGGAAAAGACACATGAAACAAGAATAAGAATGTTTACAGATAATACGACAGCATGGCCAGCTCCCACAGCATGTCCTCTGTAAAGGCTTTCTTCCATCAGAATGAACCCACACTGCCACAGTGCTGGGTCTCTACCTCTAGTTTGCACTTCTTCATCTTGCCTCATACCATGCTTTACCATCAGCTGGTGGTCAATCTATCTCCCCTCTTAGGATTTTAGATTCCTTATTAATTACAAATTTAAGTCAGGATTTGTCTTATTCACTATTGTTATCCTCATCCCTAGCACTTAGCACACTGCTTTATTATTTATGCACTGTAGGAACTAATTGCTTACATAAAAATGAGTACGTTCTGGAAACTAGGGCCGAAATAGGGTAAGGAGTTTATTCCAGTGAGGAAGGGTCACTAGCAAGCAAGCCTGAGAAAACGGCGTGGATGGATCCCTACCTGCCTCTCCGCCCTGGCTCCTGCCTGTCACTGGAAACATCCCGTTCCCACATGGTCACTTGAGGTCTCTGGGTGTCTAGCCGCCTCTCTGAGACATCTTGATGGCCTGGGGGTTGGACCAGGGGAATGTCTGAGAGCCAGGTGGGAGCCATTCTTGGCAGAGTTGAAAGGGGCCGAGCTTGAAAGTGGGAGGGGGGAATCAGCCCAGTGGAACCTGAagaattacaaaaacaaagatgGTCAGTTTCCCAGGCAGAGACAACCACCACTCCCCTTGTCTGGTCCCACTGACCTGAAGGTGGAAACATCTCCACATTATTTGAAGGCTCTAGATTCTGTCTTCAGCCATCTATGTTCCCCTGGACAAGAGGAGAAACAAAGACACTCCAATTCAATTTTCAGGCCACCTTCCAAAGAGAAAGCCCCTACAATAACAAAGTCATAATCCTTGAATTATAGCCAGGTCCACCCGATGCTTAGCTCTTTTCCTACTTCCCCAAAGTAGGAGATACCCCAAATTCACTTGCTTGTCTCAACCTGGTTCCTCATGGAACCCAAGCAACTAACTATCAAGTGGAGAGAATTTACTGAAAGAGACAGACTGAGAGGGGCTCTGAGGCTTTACTCATACTTTCAGGATTCTGGGCAGTGCCTTTACCCTCCTCCTTAAGTTTCTATGGTCCCTGCTGCTCCTGGCCAGAGGTGAGAAAGGAGGTACACAGTGCAGGGGTCTTGAGCGCCATCTCCAGAGTTCTCTCCATGGCTCAGCAAGGCCTGAGGGAAGCCCATCCAGACACCAGCAGGCCATGACTCTTGGGTCCTTCC includes:
- the CCHCR1 gene encoding coiled-coil alpha-helical rod protein 1 isoform 8 (isoform 8 is encoded by transcript variant 11; The RefSeq protein has 4 substitutions compared to this genomic sequence), producing the protein MRLEAQAMELEALARAEKAGRAEAEGLRAALAGAEVVRKNLEEGSQRELEEVQRLHQEQLSSLTQAHEEALSSLTSKAEGLEKSLSSLETRRAGEAKELAEAQREAELLRKQLSKTQEDLEAQVTLVENLRKYVGEQVPSEVHSQTWELERQKLLETMQHLQEDRDSLHATAELLQVRVQSLTHILALQEEELTRKVQPSDSLEPEFTRKCQSLLNRWREKVFALMVQLKAQELEHSDSVKQLKGQVASLQEKVTSQSQEQAILQRSLQDKAAEVEVERMGAKGLQLELSRAQEARRRWQQQTASAEEQLRLVVNAVSSSQIWLETTMAKVEGAAAQLPSLNNRLSYAVRKVHTIRGLIARKLALAQLRQESCPLPPPVTDVSLELQQLREERNRLDAELQLSARLIQQEVGRAREQGEAERQQLSKVAQQLEQELQQTQESLASLGLQLEVARQGQQESTEEAASLRQELTQQQELYGQALQEKVAEVETRLREQLSDTERRLNEARREHAKAVVSLRQIQRRAAQEKERSQELRRLQEEARKEEGQRLARRLQELERDKNLMLATLQQEGLLSRYKQQRLLTVLPSLLDKKKSVVSSPRPPECSASAPVAAAVPTRESIKGSLSVLLDDLQDLSEAISKEEAVCQGDNLDRCSSSNPQMSS
- the CCHCR1 gene encoding coiled-coil alpha-helical rod protein 1 isoform 6 (isoform 6 is encoded by transcript variant 9; The RefSeq protein has 6 substitutions compared to this genomic sequence), producing MAPTWLSDIPLVQPPGHQDVSERRLDTQRPQVTMWERDVSSDRQEPGRRGRSWGLEGSQALSQQAEVIVRQLQELRRLEEEVRLLRETSLQQKMRLEAQAMELEALARAEKAGRAEAEGLRAALAGAEVVRKNLEEGSQRELEEVQRLHQEQLSSLTQAHEEALSSLTSKAEGLEKSLSSLETRRAGEAKELAEAQREAELLRKQLSKTQEDLEAQVTLVENLRKYVGEQVPSEVHSQTWELERQKLLETMQHLQEDRDSLHATAELLQVRVQSLTHILALQEEELTRKVQPSDSLEPEFTRKCQSLLNRWREKVFALMVQLKAQELEHSDSVKQLKGQVASLQEKVTSQSQEQAILQRSLQDKAAEVEVERMGAKGLQLELSRAQEARRRWQQQTASAEEQLRLVVNAVSSSQIWLETTMAKVEGAAAQLPSLNNRLSYAVRKVHTIRGLIARKLALAQLRQESCPLPPPVTDVSLELQQLREERNRLDAELQLSARLIQQEVGRAREQGEAERQQLSKVAQQLEQELQQTQESLASLGLQLEVARQGQQESTEEAASLRQELTQQQELYGQALQEKVAEVETRLREQLSDTERRLNEARREHAKAVVSLRQIQRRAAQEKERSQELRRLQEEARKEEGQRLARRLQELERDKNLMLATLQQEGLLSRYKQQRLLTVLPSLLDKKKSVVSSPRPPECSASAPVAAAVPTRESIKGSLSVLLDDLQDLSEAISKEEAVCQGDNLDRCSSSNPQMSS
- the CCHCR1 gene encoding coiled-coil alpha-helical rod protein 1 isoform X3, producing the protein MFPPSGSTGLIPPSHFQARPLSTLPRMAPTWLSDIPLVQPPGHQDVSERRLDTQRPQVTMWERDVSSDRQEPGRRGRSWGLEGSQALSQQAEVIVRQLQELRWLEEEVWLLRETSLQQKMRLEAQAMELEALARAEKAGRAEAEGLRAALAGAEVVRKNLEEGRQRELEEVQRLHQEQLSSLTQAHEEALSSLTSKAEGLEKSLSSLETRRAGEAKELAEAQREAELLRKQLSKTQEDLEAQVTLVENLRKYVGEQVPSEVHSQTWELERQKLLETMQHLQEDRDSLHATAELLQVRVQSLTHILALQEEELTRKVQPSDSLEPEFTRKCQSLLNRWREKVFALMVQLKAQELEHSDSVKQLKGQVASLQEKVTSQSQEQAILQRSLQDKAAEVEVERMGAKGLQLELSRAQEARRWWQQQTASAEEQLRLVVNAVSSSQIWLETTMAKVEGAAAQLPSLNNRLSYAVRKVHTIRGLIARKLALAQLRQESCPLPPPVTDVSLELQQLREERNRLDAELQLSARLIQQEGRQSGSS